A genomic region of Oryza glaberrima chromosome 1, OglaRS2, whole genome shotgun sequence contains the following coding sequences:
- the LOC127771261 gene encoding protein DUF642 L-GALACTONO-1,4-LACTONE-RESPONSIVE GENE 2-like, whose amino-acid sequence MRRVTVLVLLLACAAARAAAAVVTDGLLPNGNFEEGPPKSDLVNGTVVRGANAIPRWETSGFVEYIESGHKQGDMLLVVPQGAHAVRLGNEASIRQRLAVTRGAYYAVTFSAARTCAQAEQLNVSVSPEWGVLPMQTIYGSNGWDSYAWAFKAKMDEVALVIHNPGVEEDPACGPLIDGVAIRALYPPTLAKGNMLKNGGFEEGPYFLPNASWGVLVPPNIEDDHSPLPAWMIMSSKAVKYVDAAHFAVPQGARAVELVGGKESALVQEVRTVPGWTYRLSFAVGDARDGCAGSMVAEAYAARASIKVPYESKGTGGYKRAVLEFAAIANRTRVVFQSTFYHTMTDGSLCGPVIDDASLVGLRKKTAGRRLLL is encoded by the exons ATGCGTCGCGTCACGGTGCTCGTTCTGCTCCtcgcctgcgcggcggcgcgcgccgccgccgccgtcgtcaccgacg GGCTGTTGCCGAACGGCAACTTCGAGGAGGGCCCACCCAAGTCGGACCTGGTGAACGGCACGGTGGTGCGCGGCGCGAACGCCATCCCGCGGTGGGAGACGTCCGGGTTCGTGGAGTACATCGAGTCCGGGCACAAGCAGGGGGACATGCTGCTGGTGGTGCCGCAGGGCGCGCACGCCGTGCGCCTCGGCAACGAGGCGTCCATCCGGCAGCGGCTCGCCGTGACCAGGGGCGCCTACTACGCCGTCACGTTCAGCGCGGCGCGCACCTGCGCCCAGGCGGAGCAGCTCAACGTGTCGGTGAGCCCCGAGTGGGGGGTGCTCCCCATGCAGACCATCTACGGCAGCAACGGGTGGGACTCGTACGCGTGGGCGTTCAAGGCGAAGATGGACGAGGTGGCGCTCGTCATCCACAACCCGGGCGTGGAGGAGGACCCGGCGTGTGGCCCGCTCATCGACGGCGTCGCCATCAGGGCGCTGTACCCGCCGACGCTGGCCAAGGGGAACATGCTCAAGAACGGCGGGTTCGAGGAGGGCCCCTACTTCCTCCCCAACGCGTCGTGGGGGGTGCTCGTCCCGCCCAACATCGAGGACGACCACTCGCCGCTCCCGGCGTGGATGATCATGTCGTCCAAGGCCGTCAAGTACGTCGACGCCGCGCACTTCGCCGTGCCGCAGGGCGCCCGCGCCGTGGAGCTGGTGGGGGGCAAGGAGTCGGCGCTGGTGCAGGAGGTGCGCACCGTGCCCGGGTGGACGTACCGCCTGTCGTTCGCCGTGGGCGACGCGCGCGACGGGTGCGCGGGCTCCATGGTCGCCGAGGCGTACGCGGCGAGGGCCTCCATCAAGGTGCCGTACGAGTCCAAGGGCACCGGCGGGTACAAGCGCGCCGTCCTCGAgttcgccgccatcgccaaccGCACCCGCGTCGTGTTCCAGAGCACGTTCTACCACACCATGACCGACGGCTCGCTCTGCGGGCCGGTCATCGACGACGCCTCCCTCGTCGGCCTCCGCAAGaagacggccggccggcggctgctCCTGTAA
- the LOC127771268 gene encoding GTP-binding nuclear protein Ran-1 — MALPNQQTVDYPSFKLVIVGDGGTGKTTFVKRHLTGEFEKKYEPTIGVEVHPLDFFTNCGKIRFYCWDTAGQEKFGGLRDGYYIHGQCAIIMFDVTSRLTYKNVPTWHRDLCRVCENIPIVLCGNKVDVKNRQVKAKQVTFHRKKNLQYYEVSAKSNYNFEKPFLYLARKLAGDGNLHFVETPALAPPDVTIDLAAQQQHEAELAAAAAQPLPDDDDDLIE, encoded by the exons ATG gcGCTCCCGAATCAGCAGACGGTGGACTACCCCAGCTTCAAGCTCGtcatcgtcggcgacggcggcacgg GCAAAACCACCTTTGTGAAGAGGCATTTGACTGGCGAGTTCGAGAAGAAGTATGAGC CTACTATCGGTGTGGAGGTCCACCCCTTGGATTTCTTCACTAACTGCGGCAAGATCCGCTTCTACTGCTGGGATACAGCTGGTCAGGAGAAATTTGGTGGACTCAGGGATGGTTACTA TATCCATGGGCAGTGTGCTATCATAATGTTCGATGTTACTTCTCGGCTGACGTACAAGAATGTCCCAACTTGGCACCGTGATTTATGCAG GGTCTGTGAAAACATCCCAATTGTGCTCTGTGGTAACAAGGTTGATGTGAAGAACAGGCAGGTTAAAGCAAAGCAGGTTACCTTCCATAGGAAGAAGAACTTGCAATACTATGAGGTGTCAGCTAAGAGCAACTACAACTTTGAGAAGCCATTCCTGTACCTTGCCAGGAAACTTGCTGG CGATGGTAACCTCCACTTTGTGGAAACACCTGCTCTTGCTCCTCCAGATGTCACAATTGATCTAGCAGCCCAGCAACA GCACGAGGCTGAACTGGCAGCGGCTGCAGCCCAACCACTGccagatgatgacgatgacctGATCGAGTAG
- the LOC127771252 gene encoding myosin-1-like yields MRINLGNKVEAWCGDPSMGGWRLGVVVWGNGHQYNIRWDGGDVVSGRIRRVSVRPPPPHLEIPADLEAGDLVEALDDRMWKLAELVRAGDGDGEGEFTVKIVGSPSAITVPPSMVRVRQVLTDGDIWVATYKGEEIPGAREPTARPNAAANRRAPAAAAKHRPAADQFAPPPAPSHQWAKIKRSRHATDHDAAGEVRRVEANSKRIRAMEEEEGELLVGYGNVEVVRANEPPPTAVFVNKQQEMSDEETDDDAKSVSSAGSGSSSNSESSSDGSSSESDNGDRAAPRSPPGDAQVAANQPPPPPSQPQCQPHIKEERADDDDVRTKSRGATAMKPRPAVAPIMQRRLANERPPPPLAAAAAAVGEQIHRLEVDAYGALMRVLHATGALSWEKEELLTQLRLQLHVSSDEHLQLIRALNGGRRRLPKPEN; encoded by the exons atgaggATCAACCTGGGGAACAAGGTGGAGGCGTGGTGCGGGGACCCGTCGATGGGCGGGTGGCGCCTCGGCGTGGTGGTGTGGGGGAACGGCCACCAGTACAACATCCGctgggacggcggcgacgtcgtctcCGGCCGCATACGGCGGGTCTCggtgcgcccgccgccgccgcacctcgaGATCCCCGCCGACCTCGAAGCCGGCGACCTGGTGGAGGCGCTCGACGACCGCATGTGGAAGCTGGCCGAGCTCgtgcgcgccggcgacggcgacggcgagggcgagttCACCGTCAAGATCGTCGGCTCGCCCAGCGCCATCACGGTGCCCCCGAGCATGGTCCGCGTCCGCCAGGTGCTCACGGACGGCGACATCTGGGTCGCCACCTACAAG GGCGAGGAGATCCCGGGCGCCAGGGAGCCGACGGCGCGCCCCAACGCCGCCGCAAAccgccgcgcccccgccgccgccgcgaagcaccgccccgccgccgatcagttcgccccgccgccggcccccTCCCACCAATGGGCCAAGATCAAGAGGAGCCGCCACGCGACGgaccacgacgccgccggcgaggtccggAGGGTCGAGGCCAACTCGAAGCGGATCCGCGCcatggaagaagaggagggggagcTGCTCGTAGGATACGGCAACGTGGAGGTGGTGCGCGCGAACGAACCACCACCCACCGCCGTGTTCGTCAACAAGCAGCAGGAGATGAGCGACGAGGagaccgacgacgacgccaagTCCGTCTCGTcggccggcagcggcagcagcagcaacagcgagagcagcagcgacggcagcagcagcgagagCGACAACGGCGaccgcgccgcgccgaggaGCCCACCGGGGGACGCCCAAGTGGCGGcgaaccagccgccgccgccgccatcgcagcCGCAATGCCAACCACACATCAAAGAAgagcgcgccgacgacgacgacgtcaggACGAAGTCGCGCGGCGCCACCGCAATGAAGCCGCGACCGGCCGTTGCGCCAATAATGCAGCGGCGCCTGGCCAACGagcgacctccgccgccgctggcggcggcggcggcggcggtaggcgaGCAAATCCACCGCCTGGAGGTGGACGCGTACGGCGCGCTGATGAGGGTGTTGCACGCCACCGGCGCGCTGTCGTGGGAGAAGGAGGAGCTGCTGACGCAGCTCCGGCTGCAGCTCCACGTGTCCAGCGACGAGCACCTGCAGCTGATACGGGCCCTCAACGGTGGCAGGAGGCGGCTTCCAAAGCCTGAGAATTAA